A region from the Mycolicibacterium litorale genome encodes:
- the nadA gene encoding quinolinate synthase NadA, which translates to MTLLDETFPAEFGDDIAPTAEWAAEIRRLARQRGATVLAHNYQLPAIQDVADHVGDSLALSRIAAEAPEDTIVFCGVHFMAETAKILSPDKTVLIPTARAGCSLADSITAEELREWKAEHPGAVVVSYVNTTAAVKAETDICCTSSNAVEVVASIPADREVLFCPDQFLGAHVRRVTGRTNMHIWAGECHVHAGINGDELAEQARAHPDAELFVHPECGCATSALYLAGEGAFPEERVKILSTGGMLDAARESRATQVLVATEVGMLHQLRRAAPEIDFRAVNDRASCRYMKMITPATLLRCLTDGTDEVDVDPETARLARRSVQRMIEIGHPGGGE; encoded by the coding sequence GTGACGCTGCTTGACGAGACGTTCCCGGCCGAGTTCGGCGACGACATCGCGCCCACCGCGGAGTGGGCCGCCGAGATCCGCCGGCTGGCCCGGCAGCGCGGGGCGACCGTGCTCGCGCACAACTACCAGCTACCCGCGATCCAGGACGTCGCCGACCACGTGGGCGATTCGCTGGCGCTCTCGCGGATCGCGGCCGAGGCGCCGGAGGACACCATCGTCTTCTGCGGTGTGCACTTCATGGCCGAGACGGCGAAGATCCTGTCGCCGGACAAGACCGTGCTGATCCCGACCGCGCGCGCCGGATGCTCGCTGGCCGACTCCATCACCGCAGAGGAGTTGCGGGAGTGGAAGGCCGAACACCCCGGCGCGGTCGTCGTCTCCTACGTCAACACGACCGCCGCGGTGAAGGCCGAGACCGACATCTGCTGCACGTCGTCGAACGCCGTCGAGGTGGTGGCCTCCATCCCCGCGGACCGCGAGGTGCTGTTCTGCCCCGACCAGTTCCTCGGCGCCCACGTCCGCCGCGTCACGGGCCGCACGAATATGCACATCTGGGCCGGTGAGTGCCACGTGCACGCCGGTATCAACGGCGACGAGCTCGCCGAACAGGCCCGCGCCCATCCGGACGCCGAGCTGTTCGTGCACCCCGAGTGCGGATGCGCGACCTCGGCCCTCTACCTCGCCGGTGAAGGCGCCTTCCCCGAGGAACGGGTCAAGATCCTGTCGACCGGGGGCATGCTCGACGCCGCCCGGGAGAGCCGGGCCACCCAGGTACTGGTCGCCACCGAGGTCGGGATGCTGCACCAGTTGCGTCGCGCCGCTCCGGAGATCGACTTCCGGGCGGTCAACGACCGGGCGTCCTGCCGGTACATGAAGATGATCACCCCGGCCACCCTGCTGCGCTGCCTGACCGACGGCACCGACGAGGTCGACGTCGATCCCGAGACCGCCCGGCTGGCCCGGCGCAGCGTCCAGCGGATGATCGAGATCGGGCACCCCGGCGGCGGAGAATGA
- a CDS encoding lipase family protein: MNVGSVARETGAEWIGQPHHEDVVRGSRPAVPAKDPFYEPPSGFEHARPGTVLRSRDVELAFMGLIPQRFRATQLLYRTTDFRGDPQATVTTVIAPTQRDPKKPCPIVSYQCAIDAIAGRCFPSYALRRGAKAVGALAQAEFLLVAAALAEGWAVSVPDHEGRNGIWGAPHEPGYHVLDGVRAAMNSDRLGLSAEAPVGLWGYSGGGLATAWAAETCADYAPELNIVGAVLGSPVADLGNAFRRLNGSFYSGLPAMVVAALTQTYPDLDRVIQEHATDTGKAMLLRIEKMTTAHAVLRWIGMDMGKLVDKPLEDILQTPEVQHVFDSIKLGTATPTPPVLIVQAVHDKIVSVDDIDALIDTYSSGGAHVTYHRDMFSEHMLLHPMSAPMTLRWLRDRFAGRPLSEHLVRTKWPTLLNPSTYRGMLRLAVISAKVIAGRRVERRPLSQFDR; encoded by the coding sequence ATGAACGTGGGCAGCGTGGCGCGGGAGACGGGCGCCGAGTGGATCGGGCAGCCGCACCACGAGGACGTCGTCCGCGGATCCCGTCCTGCCGTCCCGGCCAAGGACCCGTTCTACGAACCGCCAAGCGGATTCGAACACGCCCGTCCCGGCACGGTCCTGCGCTCGCGCGACGTGGAGCTCGCGTTCATGGGGCTCATTCCGCAGCGGTTCCGCGCCACCCAGCTGCTGTACCGCACGACCGACTTCCGGGGTGACCCGCAGGCCACGGTCACGACGGTGATCGCGCCCACCCAGCGGGACCCGAAGAAGCCGTGCCCGATCGTGTCCTACCAGTGTGCGATCGACGCGATCGCGGGGCGCTGCTTCCCCTCCTACGCCTTGCGGCGAGGCGCCAAGGCGGTCGGTGCGCTGGCCCAGGCCGAATTCCTGCTCGTCGCCGCCGCACTTGCCGAGGGCTGGGCCGTGTCGGTCCCCGACCACGAGGGCCGCAACGGCATCTGGGGCGCACCGCACGAACCCGGTTACCACGTGCTCGACGGAGTCCGGGCCGCGATGAACAGCGACCGGCTGGGACTGTCGGCCGAGGCACCCGTGGGCCTGTGGGGCTACTCCGGTGGCGGCCTGGCCACCGCGTGGGCGGCGGAGACGTGCGCGGACTACGCCCCCGAACTCAACATCGTCGGCGCCGTCCTCGGGTCCCCCGTCGCCGATCTCGGCAACGCCTTCCGCCGGCTCAACGGCAGCTTCTACTCGGGTCTGCCCGCGATGGTCGTGGCCGCGCTGACGCAGACCTATCCCGACCTCGACCGGGTGATCCAGGAACACGCGACCGACACCGGCAAGGCGATGCTGCTGCGCATCGAGAAGATGACCACCGCCCACGCGGTGCTGCGGTGGATCGGCATGGACATGGGCAAGCTGGTCGACAAGCCGCTCGAGGACATCCTGCAGACCCCCGAGGTGCAGCACGTCTTCGACAGCATCAAGCTGGGCACCGCGACACCCACTCCGCCGGTGCTGATCGTGCAGGCCGTGCACGACAAGATCGTCTCGGTCGACGACATCGACGCGCTGATCGACACCTACAGCAGCGGCGGCGCGCACGTCACCTACCACCGTGACATGTTCAGCGAGCACATGCTGCTGCACCCGATGTCGGCGCCGATGACGCTGCGCTGGCTGCGGGACCGGTTCGCCGGCCGGCCGTTGAGCGAACACCTCGTCCGCACCAAGTGGCCGACGCTGCTCAACCCGTCGACCTACCGCGGCATGCTCCGGCTTGCCGTGATCAGTGCGAAGGTGATTGCGGGCCGACGGGTTGAGCGCCGTCCGCTGTCACAGTTCGACCGCTGA
- a CDS encoding 8-amino-7-oxononanoate synthase, with protein MTRAGLSPLAWLDEVADQRRAAGLRRSLHARPASGPAVDLASNDYLGLATHPRVVEGAVRALREWGAGSTGSRLVTGNTELHEGFERALAAFTGAEAALVFSSGYTANLGAVVALSGSGSLLVSDALTHASLVDACRLSRARVVVTPHRDVTAIEAALTARDEQRAVVVTDSVFSADGVLAPLREMHDVCRRHGALLVVDEAHGLGVRGNGGRGLLEELGLAGAPDIVMTTTLSKALGSQGGVVLGPAAVRDHLVDAARPFIFDTGLAPAAVGAAWAALDVLTDEPWRARTVLDNAAALAQTCGVAERPDSAVVSVVLGEPEVALAAATACLERGLRVGCFRPPTVPAGTSRLRLTARASLTPDELITARRVLADVLRVARR; from the coding sequence GTGACACGCGCTGGTCTGTCGCCACTGGCCTGGCTCGACGAGGTCGCCGATCAGCGCCGCGCCGCCGGCCTGCGTCGATCGCTGCACGCCCGGCCGGCGAGCGGGCCTGCGGTCGACCTGGCCTCCAACGACTATCTCGGCCTGGCCACGCATCCCCGGGTCGTCGAGGGTGCAGTGCGGGCGCTGCGCGAGTGGGGCGCCGGATCGACCGGTTCACGACTGGTCACCGGCAACACCGAACTGCACGAGGGGTTCGAACGCGCGTTGGCCGCATTCACCGGTGCGGAGGCCGCGCTGGTGTTCTCCTCCGGCTACACCGCCAACCTCGGCGCCGTGGTCGCGCTGTCCGGGTCCGGGTCGCTGCTGGTCTCCGACGCCCTGACCCACGCGTCGCTGGTCGACGCCTGCCGGCTGTCGCGGGCCCGCGTCGTCGTCACCCCGCACCGCGACGTCACCGCGATCGAGGCCGCGCTCACCGCCCGCGACGAACAGCGAGCGGTGGTGGTGACCGATTCGGTCTTCTCCGCCGACGGGGTGCTCGCGCCGCTGCGGGAGATGCACGACGTGTGCCGCCGCCACGGCGCGCTGCTGGTGGTCGACGAAGCCCACGGCCTCGGGGTCCGGGGGAACGGGGGCCGCGGCCTGCTCGAGGAACTGGGCCTGGCCGGCGCGCCGGACATCGTCATGACCACCACACTGTCCAAGGCGCTCGGCAGCCAGGGTGGTGTGGTGCTCGGCCCGGCAGCGGTCCGCGACCACCTCGTCGACGCCGCCCGCCCCTTCATCTTCGACACCGGGTTGGCTCCGGCCGCGGTCGGCGCGGCATGGGCGGCGCTCGACGTGCTGACCGACGAACCGTGGCGGGCCCGGACGGTACTCGACAACGCCGCGGCGCTGGCGCAGACGTGCGGGGTCGCCGAACGGCCGGACTCCGCCGTCGTCTCGGTGGTCCTCGGGGAACCGGAGGTGGCGCTGGCGGCCGCGACCGCGTGCCTCGAACGGGGGCTGCGCGTCGGCTGCTTCCGGCCGCCCACGGTGCCGGCGGGCACTTCGCGGCTCCGGCTGACCGCGAGGGCGTCGTTGACACCCGATGAATTGATCACCGCCCGACGGGTACTCGCCGACGTGCTGAGGGTGGCCCGCAGATGA
- a CDS encoding NUDIX hydrolase: MPHTSTAHEVLAVVFQVRGVAPGDPGHPALHVLLWQRALDPQRGRWSLPGGRLGHDEDLTTSVRRQLAEKVDLREVAHLEQLAVFSDPARVPGTRTIASTFLGLVPSPATPTLPADTRWHPVAELPDMAFDHRPMVEHAHSRLAAKLSYTNIGFALTPTEFALSTLRDIYGAALGYQVDATNLQRVLERRNVITRTGSTARSGRAGGRPPALYRFTESHYRVTDEFAALRPPG, encoded by the coding sequence ATGCCACATACTAGCACCGCGCACGAAGTGCTCGCCGTTGTGTTCCAGGTTCGCGGTGTGGCCCCCGGTGACCCGGGACACCCGGCCCTGCACGTCCTGCTCTGGCAGCGCGCGCTGGATCCGCAGCGCGGCCGGTGGTCGCTGCCGGGCGGCCGCCTGGGCCATGACGAGGACCTCACCACCTCGGTGCGCCGTCAACTGGCCGAGAAGGTGGACCTGCGTGAAGTTGCCCACCTGGAACAACTGGCGGTGTTCTCCGACCCGGCCCGCGTTCCCGGGACCCGGACCATCGCGTCGACGTTCCTCGGGCTGGTGCCCTCACCCGCCACCCCGACGCTGCCCGCCGACACCCGCTGGCATCCGGTGGCCGAACTGCCCGACATGGCCTTCGACCACCGCCCGATGGTCGAACACGCCCACAGCAGGCTGGCCGCCAAACTGTCCTACACCAACATCGGATTCGCGCTCACTCCAACGGAATTCGCCTTGTCGACCCTACGGGACATCTACGGTGCGGCGCTGGGCTATCAGGTGGACGCCACCAACCTGCAGCGGGTGCTCGAACGCCGCAACGTGATCACCAGGACCGGATCCACCGCCCGTTCGGGACGCGCCGGGGGCCGGCCGCCCGCGCTGTACCGGTTCACCGAGTCGCACTACCGGGTGACCGACGAGTTCGCCGCGCTTCGCCCGCCCGGGTGA
- the bioB gene encoding biotin synthase BioB, with translation MSDILAVAREQVLERGHGLDQDQTLQVLQLPDDRLDDLLALAHEVRMAWCGPDVEVEGIISLKTGGCPEDCHFCSQSGLFASPVRSAWLDVPSLVEAAKQTAKTGATEFCIVAAVRGPDERLLAQVAAGIEAIRNEVDIQIACSLGMLTAEQVQRLSDMGVHRYNHNLETARSFFTNVVTTHTWEERWDTLQMVRDAGMEVCCGGILGMGETLEQRAEFAANLAELDPHEVPLNFLNPRPGTPFGDLEVLPASEALKAVAAFRLALPRTMLRFAGGREITLGDLGAKKGILGGINAVIVGNYLTTLGRPAEADLELLDDLQMPIKALNASL, from the coding sequence GTGAGCGACATTCTGGCGGTGGCGCGCGAACAGGTGCTGGAGCGCGGCCACGGCCTCGACCAGGACCAGACCCTGCAGGTGCTGCAGCTGCCCGACGACCGCCTCGACGATCTGCTGGCGCTGGCCCACGAGGTCCGCATGGCGTGGTGCGGTCCCGACGTGGAGGTCGAGGGCATCATCAGCCTCAAGACCGGTGGCTGCCCCGAGGACTGCCACTTCTGCTCGCAGTCGGGACTGTTCGCCTCCCCGGTGCGCAGCGCGTGGCTCGACGTGCCGAGCCTCGTGGAGGCCGCCAAGCAGACCGCCAAGACCGGCGCGACGGAGTTCTGCATCGTCGCCGCGGTCCGCGGACCCGACGAACGGCTGCTGGCGCAGGTCGCCGCCGGTATCGAGGCGATCCGCAACGAGGTCGACATCCAGATCGCGTGTTCGCTGGGCATGCTGACCGCCGAGCAGGTCCAGCGGCTGTCGGACATGGGCGTGCACCGCTACAACCACAACCTCGAGACGGCGCGGTCGTTCTTCACCAACGTGGTCACCACGCACACCTGGGAAGAGCGGTGGGACACCCTTCAGATGGTTCGCGACGCCGGGATGGAGGTGTGCTGCGGCGGCATCCTCGGCATGGGGGAGACGCTCGAACAGCGGGCCGAGTTCGCCGCCAACCTCGCCGAACTCGATCCCCACGAGGTCCCGTTGAACTTCCTCAACCCGCGCCCGGGCACCCCGTTCGGTGACCTGGAGGTGCTGCCCGCGTCGGAGGCGCTCAAGGCCGTCGCGGCCTTCCGGCTCGCGCTGCCCCGCACGATGCTGCGCTTCGCGGGCGGCCGGGAGATCACCCTCGGTGACCTCGGCGCCAAGAAGGGCATCCTCGGCGGTATCAACGCCGTGATCGTCGGCAACTACCTCACCACCCTCGGGCGGCCGGCGGAGGCCGATCTCGAACTGCTCGACGATCTGCAGATGCCGATCAAGGCGCTCAACGCCAGCCTGTAG
- a CDS encoding 2'-5' RNA ligase family protein codes for MVHSVELLFDPDTDAAVRRIWDGLTAAGVRSQAANRSPSNRPHVTLTVADDMTDGVDDALRPLLPMLPFDGLIGAPMLFGARTLVLVRLLVPSASLLELHREVDRVCRPHIVGAPLPHTAVGQWTPHVTLARRVPPGQLPAALAVPGLAADRRCRIVGLRHWDGDNRVEYPIN; via the coding sequence ATGGTCCACTCGGTGGAGCTGCTCTTCGACCCCGATACCGATGCCGCCGTGCGCCGGATCTGGGACGGCCTCACCGCGGCGGGCGTGCGCAGCCAGGCCGCCAACCGGTCACCCAGCAACCGCCCCCACGTGACCCTCACGGTCGCCGACGACATGACCGACGGGGTGGACGACGCGTTGCGCCCACTGCTGCCGATGCTGCCGTTCGACGGACTGATCGGCGCGCCGATGCTGTTCGGCGCCCGCACCCTGGTCCTGGTCCGGCTGCTCGTCCCGTCGGCGTCGCTGTTGGAGCTGCATCGCGAGGTCGACCGGGTGTGCCGGCCGCACATCGTCGGCGCTCCGCTGCCGCACACCGCTGTCGGTCAGTGGACGCCGCACGTCACGCTGGCCCGCCGGGTGCCGCCAGGACAGCTGCCCGCGGCGCTGGCGGTGCCCGGGCTGGCCGCCGACCGCCGCTGCCGGATCGTGGGCCTGCGCCACTGGGACGGCGACAACCGTGTCGAGTATCCGATCAACTGA
- the bioD gene encoding dethiobiotin synthase translates to MTVLVVTGTDTGIGKTVATAALACAARLSGVDVAVCKPVQTGTGPVGGSGDDDLAEIARLAGVDALYPGWRYPDPLAPVAAAQRAGAALPTRAELIGLVRRADAPGRLTLVEGAGGLLVELGRDGVTLRDVAAEVGAQVLVVVAPELGTLNHTSLTLESLAAQHILCAGLVIGAWPAQPGAAEIDNRDALARLAPVRAALPAGAGSVSATDFERISATAFDPNWLAGLL, encoded by the coding sequence ATGACCGTGCTCGTGGTGACCGGGACCGACACCGGCATCGGCAAGACCGTCGCCACGGCCGCGCTGGCCTGCGCCGCCCGCCTCAGCGGGGTCGACGTCGCGGTGTGCAAACCGGTGCAGACCGGCACCGGGCCCGTCGGCGGGTCCGGCGACGACGACCTCGCCGAGATCGCCCGGCTGGCCGGGGTCGACGCGCTGTACCCGGGATGGCGGTATCCCGATCCGCTGGCGCCGGTGGCGGCCGCCCAGCGCGCAGGCGCGGCCCTGCCGACCCGCGCCGAACTGATCGGCCTGGTGCGGCGCGCCGACGCACCCGGACGGCTGACGCTGGTGGAGGGCGCCGGCGGACTGCTGGTGGAACTCGGCCGCGACGGCGTCACGCTGCGCGACGTGGCCGCCGAGGTGGGGGCCCAGGTCCTGGTGGTCGTCGCACCCGAGCTCGGCACCCTCAACCACACCTCGCTGACTCTGGAATCTCTTGCCGCACAACATATCCTGTGCGCAGGGCTGGTGATCGGCGCCTGGCCCGCCCAGCCGGGCGCCGCCGAGATCGACAACCGCGACGCTCTGGCGCGGCTGGCTCCGGTGCGCGCGGCCCTACCCGCCGGTGCGGGATCGGTCAGTGCCACCGATTTCGAAAGGATCAGCGCCACCGCCTTCGACCCGAACTGGCTCGCGGGCCTGCTCTAG
- a CDS encoding TetR/AcrR family transcriptional regulator C-terminal domain-containing protein: MQLHKHDVVEAATAILDAYGIADLTMRRLARELNVSPGALYWHFANKQQLLGAIADRILQPAREVPAAADWRGRIVAVCTALRNALLSHTDGAELVSASLAAGQSEAAGDILGALSRAAEDAGVPAAEAELAARTVVYYVLGFTVDEQSRLQWDSAGVLDPGQSVAAVDHDRRFGFGLRLLIDGLGVISPVS; this comes from the coding sequence GTGCAACTGCACAAACACGACGTGGTCGAAGCGGCAACGGCGATTCTCGATGCGTACGGGATCGCCGATCTGACGATGCGTAGGCTCGCCCGCGAGCTCAACGTGTCCCCCGGCGCGCTGTACTGGCACTTCGCCAACAAACAGCAACTCCTGGGCGCCATCGCGGACCGCATCCTGCAACCGGCGCGCGAGGTGCCGGCCGCCGCCGACTGGCGCGGACGCATCGTCGCGGTGTGCACGGCGCTGCGCAACGCACTGCTGTCGCACACCGATGGCGCCGAACTCGTCTCGGCCAGCCTGGCCGCGGGGCAGTCGGAGGCCGCGGGCGACATCCTGGGCGCACTCTCCCGCGCCGCCGAGGACGCGGGCGTGCCCGCCGCCGAGGCGGAACTGGCCGCCCGCACCGTCGTCTACTACGTGCTGGGATTCACCGTCGACGAGCAGTCGAGGCTGCAGTGGGACTCCGCCGGCGTGTTGGACCCCGGTCAATCGGTGGCGGCGGTCGACCACGACCGCCGTTTCGGATTCGGTCTGCGGTTGCTGATCGACGGTCTCGGGGTCATCTCACCGGTCAGTTGA
- a CDS encoding L-aspartate oxidase, protein MTGPGGCGGSTHWQQRADVVVIGTGVAGLVAGLAAQRRGRKVMVLSKAGSTATGYAQGGIAVVLPQGVRDDGDSVDAHVADTVAAGGGLCDAEAVHSIVADGYRAVRDLVGDGARFDEAAPGRWALTREGGHSRRRIIHAGGDATGAEVQRALDDAARVLDIRRNHVAVRVLRDDTAVTGVLVLSEDGLGIVHAPAVVLATGGLGHLYAATTNPEASTGDGVALALWAGAAVADVEFIQFHPTMLFDGPAGGRRPLVTEALRGEGAKLVDAHGDPVTAGVHPMGDLAPRDVVAGAIDARLKATGDSCVYLDARCVPDVARRFPTVTAACRRAGVDPARQPIPVVPGAHYSCGGVVTDLDGRTALPGLFAAGEVARTGMHGANRLASNSLLEGLVVGGRAGRGAAEHAVAAGPSRAVAPARLTAEVLGRRELQAAMSRDASVVRDADGLTRLRGVLGASATRPLRTRTDLEDAALTLTARAVALSALQRAESRGCHHRGDHPDTDPAQAVSGVVDLDENGHVGLKVRAVACC, encoded by the coding sequence ATGACCGGCCCTGGCGGCTGCGGCGGCTCCACGCATTGGCAGCAGCGTGCCGATGTCGTGGTGATCGGGACCGGCGTCGCCGGCCTGGTCGCCGGACTCGCCGCGCAGCGCCGCGGCCGCAAGGTCATGGTGCTCAGCAAGGCGGGGTCGACGGCCACCGGATACGCCCAGGGCGGGATCGCCGTGGTGCTGCCCCAGGGTGTGCGCGACGACGGGGATTCGGTGGATGCGCACGTCGCCGACACGGTCGCCGCGGGCGGTGGGCTGTGTGACGCCGAGGCGGTGCACTCGATCGTCGCCGACGGGTACCGCGCCGTACGGGACCTCGTCGGCGACGGCGCCCGCTTCGACGAGGCCGCACCGGGCCGCTGGGCGCTGACCCGCGAGGGCGGCCATTCGCGGCGCCGGATCATCCATGCGGGCGGCGACGCCACCGGGGCTGAGGTGCAGCGCGCGCTCGACGATGCGGCGCGGGTGCTCGACATCCGCCGCAACCACGTCGCGGTCCGGGTCCTGCGCGACGACACCGCGGTGACGGGCGTGCTGGTGCTCAGCGAGGACGGTCTCGGCATCGTCCACGCACCCGCGGTCGTCCTCGCGACCGGCGGGCTCGGCCACCTGTACGCGGCCACCACCAACCCGGAGGCGTCGACCGGCGACGGGGTCGCACTCGCGCTGTGGGCCGGGGCGGCGGTCGCCGACGTCGAGTTCATCCAGTTCCATCCGACCATGCTGTTCGACGGACCCGCCGGGGGACGGCGGCCGCTGGTCACCGAGGCGCTCCGCGGCGAAGGAGCGAAACTCGTCGACGCTCACGGTGATCCGGTCACCGCGGGAGTGCACCCGATGGGGGACCTGGCACCGCGCGACGTGGTCGCCGGCGCCATCGACGCGCGGCTGAAAGCCACCGGGGATTCCTGCGTCTACCTCGACGCCCGCTGCGTGCCGGACGTCGCCCGGCGCTTCCCGACGGTTACCGCGGCGTGCCGGCGGGCCGGTGTGGATCCCGCGCGTCAGCCCATCCCGGTCGTGCCGGGCGCGCACTACAGCTGTGGCGGCGTCGTCACCGACCTGGACGGCCGGACCGCGCTGCCCGGCCTCTTCGCCGCTGGGGAAGTCGCGCGCACCGGGATGCACGGCGCCAACCGGCTGGCCTCCAACAGCCTTCTCGAGGGGCTGGTCGTCGGCGGCCGTGCGGGGCGTGGTGCCGCCGAACACGCCGTCGCCGCCGGCCCGAGTCGCGCCGTCGCCCCCGCCCGCCTGACCGCCGAGGTGCTCGGACGCCGGGAGCTGCAGGCGGCGATGAGCCGCGACGCCTCCGTGGTGCGCGACGCCGACGGGCTGACCCGCCTGCGCGGCGTGCTCGGCGCATCGGCCACCCGCCCGCTTCGGACCCGCACCGACCTGGAGGACGCCGCCCTCACGCTCACCGCGCGGGCGGTGGCGCTCTCCGCGCTGCAGCGGGCCGAGTCGCGGGGCTGCCATCACCGCGGCGACCATCCCGACACCGATCCCGCCCAGGCGGTCAGCGGTGTCGTCGACCTCGACGAGAACGGACACGTGGGACTGAAGGTGAGGGCCGTCGCGTGCTGCTGA
- the nadC gene encoding carboxylating nicotinate-nucleotide diphosphorylase gives MLLRQLSELQIAEARAVVTRALDEDLRYGPDVTTQATVPADATTTASMRTREPGVAAGVDLALLVLDEVIGSEGYRVVDRVEDGTRLEPGAALLTLQAPTRGLLTAERTMLNLVSHLSGIATATAMWVDAVAGTNAKIRDTRKTLPGLRALQKYAVRVGGGENHRMGLGDAALIKDNHVAAAGSVVAALRAVRAAAPGLPCEVEVDSLEQLDEVLAEGVELVLLDNFPVWQTQIAVQRRDSRSPATKLESSGGLTLDTAAEYAGTGVDYLAVGALTHSVRVLDVGLDV, from the coding sequence GTGCTGCTGAGACAACTGTCGGAACTGCAGATCGCCGAGGCGCGGGCGGTGGTCACGCGCGCGCTCGACGAGGATCTGCGATACGGCCCGGACGTCACGACGCAGGCGACGGTGCCGGCAGACGCGACCACCACCGCGTCGATGCGCACCCGCGAGCCCGGGGTGGCCGCCGGCGTCGATCTGGCGCTGCTGGTGCTCGACGAGGTGATCGGGTCCGAGGGCTACCGCGTCGTCGACCGTGTCGAGGACGGCACCCGGCTCGAACCGGGCGCGGCGCTGCTGACCCTGCAGGCGCCGACCCGTGGTCTGCTCACCGCCGAACGCACCATGCTCAACCTGGTGTCGCACCTGTCGGGGATCGCGACGGCGACCGCGATGTGGGTGGACGCCGTGGCCGGAACGAACGCCAAGATCCGCGACACCCGCAAGACCCTGCCGGGGCTGCGGGCGCTGCAGAAGTACGCCGTGCGGGTCGGCGGCGGGGAGAACCACCGCATGGGCCTCGGCGATGCGGCGCTGATCAAGGACAACCACGTCGCGGCGGCCGGTTCTGTCGTCGCCGCGCTGCGGGCCGTGCGGGCCGCCGCGCCGGGACTGCCCTGTGAGGTTGAGGTGGACTCCCTCGAACAACTCGACGAGGTGCTCGCCGAGGGTGTCGAGCTGGTGCTGCTCGACAATTTCCCGGTATGGCAGACCCAGATCGCCGTGCAGCGGCGCGACTCCCGCTCGCCGGCGACGAAGCTGGAGTCCTCCGGCGGCCTGACACTCGACACCGCGGCCGAATACGCGGGCACCGGTGTCGACTACCTCGCCGTCGGGGCGCTCACCCACTCGGTGCGGGTCCTCGACGTCGGGCTGGACGTCTAG
- a CDS encoding DUF2567 domain-containing protein, producing the protein MNDAPAIDEAAADGVPPRVSRRRAALTTVAGLVVAGALTGTLWSVLAPPVHGVVALTRAGDRVRAYLGGEADHFFTAAALFVGMLTVVAVVAAVWLWQWRAHRGPVLVTALAAGSAAGAAVAAGVGAVLMRMRYEAVDVAAAPVTPEHRVHYVIEAPAVFFGHSPLQIACTLVFPAAIGALVYAMCAVATSRDDLGGWPPQEFPAFSGRTVTADGAQPVGPQSPSH; encoded by the coding sequence GTGAACGACGCACCGGCAATCGATGAGGCGGCCGCTGACGGTGTACCGCCGAGGGTTTCGCGTCGCCGGGCCGCGTTGACCACCGTGGCCGGGCTGGTGGTGGCCGGCGCGCTGACCGGCACGCTGTGGTCGGTGCTCGCCCCGCCGGTGCACGGCGTCGTCGCGCTGACCCGCGCCGGTGACCGGGTCCGGGCCTATCTGGGCGGTGAGGCCGACCATTTCTTCACCGCGGCGGCCCTGTTCGTCGGGATGCTGACGGTCGTCGCCGTCGTGGCGGCGGTGTGGTTGTGGCAGTGGCGCGCGCACCGCGGGCCGGTGCTCGTCACCGCGCTGGCGGCCGGCAGCGCGGCGGGCGCCGCGGTGGCGGCCGGGGTGGGCGCGGTGCTGATGCGGATGCGCTACGAGGCGGTCGACGTGGCCGCCGCCCCGGTCACACCGGAGCATCGGGTGCACTACGTGATCGAGGCGCCCGCGGTGTTCTTCGGGCACAGCCCGCTGCAGATCGCGTGCACGCTGGTGTTCCCGGCCGCCATCGGCGCCCTGGTCTACGCGATGTGCGCGGTCGCGACCTCGCGCGACGACCTCGGCGGCTGGCCGCCGCAGGAGTTCCCGGCGTTCAGCGGTCGAACTGTGACAGCGGACGGCGCTCAACCCGTCGGCCCGCAATCACCTTCGCACTGA